Within Desulfocurvus vexinensis DSM 17965, the genomic segment TTCGTTAATCGTCGATGAACGATGAAACGCGATCAGCCCGGTTCGGAGCCGTTCCGGACCCCGGGCGCGGCGGGCAGCGGCGGAGGGGTGACATGAGCGACGACACGCGGCGGCAAGGCTCGCCCGAAACGGAGCCCGGGCGGGAGCGCGAGTGCGCGGACGCCGGGGAGCTGGCCCTGCTGTGCAAGGCCCTGGCCCACCCGGCGCGGGTGCGCATCGTGGACCATCTGGCCCGCGCGGGGCGCTGCATCTGCGGCGAGATCGTGGAGATCATGCCCCTGGCGCAGTCCACGGTGAGCCAGCATTTGAAGATTCTCAAGGAGTGCGGGCTGGTGCAGGGCGAGATCGAGGGCCCGCGCACCTGCTACTGCCTGGACGCGGGGCGCCTTGCGCGCTTCGTGCAACTGGCCACGGCCCTGGAGCGCGGGGCAAAGGCGAAGGACGAGCCATGAAGCTGGAACGGATGCAGGACACGTGCGGTTGTGCGCACTCCGGGGCGGACGCGGGCGGCTGTGCGCAACCCGGGGCGGACGCCTGCGGCTGCGCGCAACCCGGGATGGACGGGCGCGCGGCGGCCCGGCCCCTGCCCGGGGCGCCCGCGAGCCCCGCGCGCGACGACGCGCCCTGTTGAGGGCCGAAGACCGAGTCCGGGTTCGGACTCGAAGACCGGCCGGGCTTCCGGCGCGAGCCCTTCGTGCTCGGCTTCCTGCCCACGGCGGCGGGGGCCGTGCCGCGCGTGGACACCCGCCTGGGTGCCCGCGACGGGCTGGGCACGGCCCTGGCGCGCCTGGGCGCCGTGCGCGACGACTACAAGGTCGTGCCGGGGCTCTACGCCGTGGGCCATGCGGGCCCGGGGTCGCCGGTGGTGGTCACGGCCAACTACAAGCTGAGTTTCGACGCCGTGCGCGCGGCCCTGGAGGGCGCGGACGCCTGGCTGCTGGTGCTGGACACCCACGGCATCAACGTGTGGTGCGCGGCGGGCAAGGGCACCTTCGGCACCGAGGAACTGGTGCGCCGCATCGGCGCGGCGGGGCTGGACACGGTGGTCACGCACCGCGTGGTCATCGTGCCGCAGCTCGGCGCGCCGGGGGTCTGCGCGCGCGAGGTGCGCAGGCGCAGCGGGTTCGCGGTGCGCTTCGGCCCGGTGCGCGCCGAGGATTTGCGGCCCTGGCTGGAGCGCGGGGGCGAGGTGTCCGAGGCCGAGCGCACAGTGACCTTCACCCTGGCCGAGCGCGCGGTGCTGGTGCCTGTGGAGTTCTGGCTGCTCGGGCGCATGGCGCCCTGGGTGCTGCTGGCGGCGGCGCTGCTCTCGGGGCTGGGGCCGGGCTGGTTCTCGTTCGACGCGGCCTGGCGGCGCGGCGTGCTGGCGGCGGCGGCCTGCGCGGCGGGGGTGCTGGCCGGGGCGGGGCTCACGCCGCTGGCGCTGCCCTGGCTGCCCGGACGGGCCCTGGCCTTCAAGGGCGCCGTGGCCGGGGCGGCCTGCGGGCTGGCGCTGGCGCTGTGGGCCGGGGCGGGGGCCCTGGGCGGGGCCGGGCTCGCGCTGTGGGCCACGGCCCTGGGCTCGTACACGGGCATGAACTTCACGGGCTCGACGCCCTACACCTCGCCCTCGGGCGTGGAACGGGAGATGCGCGTGGCGCTGCCGCTCCAGGCCGGGGCGGTGCTGCTGGGCGCGGCGGCCTGGATCGCGGCGGCCTTTGCCGGGCCGGGAGGTGGGCAATGAAGGAGTTCCGCTACCTGCCGGGGGTGGTCAGCCTGGAGCTGGACGCGGCGGCCTGCGTGGGCTGCGGCATGTGCGTCACGGTCTGCCCGCACCGGGTCTTCGCCCTGGAGGGCGGCAGGGCCGTGCTGCGCGACCGCGACGCCTGCATCGAATGCGGGGCCTGTGCGCGCAACTGCGCCCCCGGGGCGGTGCGCGTTTCGCCCGGCACGGGCTGCGCCACGCTGATCATCCAGTCCTGGCTGCGGGGGCTGGGGCTTGCGGGGCGCAGCGCGGGCGGCTGCTGCGGCGGTTGAGGCCCCGGGGGCATGAAACGGCACACGGCCCGGGAGGCGAACCTCCCGGGCCGTGTCGCGTTGTCGGGGTGCGCCTGCCTCAGTAGGCGTGGGCGGGCGCGCCGGGCAGCAGCTTGATGGCGAAGTCGGAGATGGTCGCCAGCTGGGAGCTGCCGCCGGGGGTGCCCACGGTCCAGCCGAAGCGGAAGGTGTCGAAGCTGCCGGTATACGGCGGGGACGAGGTGGAGTTGGTGCCCACGGTGGCGTTGAGCTGCACCACCACGTCCCCGGCCTGGGTGGCGTAGGGCAGGGTCAGGTCGTCGCAGCTCAGGCAGTCGATCCAGGCCGTGGCGTTGAACGTGCCGCCCGCCGCGCCAGCCCCGGCGTTGCGGTAGACCTCGATGCGCACGTTGTGCGAGGCGCCGTTCTCCAGCCAGTTGGGGCTGCGGCTGGTGGAGGGCATGGCGATGGCCGTGCTGGGATACGCGGGGTTGAAATCGCCCGCCAGTCCGCCGTTCACGTCCACGTGGCGCACGGAGGAGTCGCTCGAACTGTCCCAGAAGACCAGGGCCGCGTGGTTGTAGGCCATGTTGGAGTCCACGCGCTGGGGCGCCGGACCGCTGACCCCGTTGGAGTACACATCCAGTTCCAGGGCCATGCTCTCGGCGCTGATGGTCCGCGCGCCCTGGGAGCCGTAGCCGAGGTAGTCGGCGGTGGAGCCGCAGGCCTGGGAGTCGTTGGCCAGGGCGTCGATGATGGCGAAGGTGATGCCGCTGCGGGCGGCGGAGCTGTCCGCGCTGGTGTCGGTTTGCGAGAAGCGCACGGTGAAGAAGGCCCGGAAGCCGTAGTTCAGGGTGCAGGCCCCGGCGGCGCAGCCCAGGGCGGCGTCCGTGCCCTGGTACCACAGGCAACCGGCGTCGTTGTTGTTGACCCCGCCCAGGGCCACGGTCAGGGCGCCGTCGTCGATGACCACCACGGGGTTGGGGCCGGTCTGCCCGGGCGGGTTGGCCACCCCGGCGACGTCGAAATCGTCCATGCCGTTGGCGAAGGCGATGTCCGAGCCGGAGCCCGGGCCGGGCCCGGGCCCGGGCCCGGAGCCCGAGCAGTCCATCCGGCTCTTGATGTAATCCAGGGTCACGAACTCCGCGACGTCGTCGAACTCCAGGCCCGCGTTGACGGCGCTGTCGGCACCGAAGGACCGGGCGGTCACCGTGCCCGTGCCGATGCCAGCCAGGTCGTTCATGGCGTTCAGACCCTTGCTGGCGACGATGAAGGCCACGTCCACCGTGGTCTTGCCCGCGGGGTCGGTGTAGGAGAGGGTGGTGCCGTCGAAGTCGCACAGGCTGGTGTCGGCCAGGGTCTGGCCCGTGGCGTTGGCGTTTGGCAGCACGTAGGTCAGCCCCTGGCCCCAGGTGTCTTGCCGGGCCTTGATGCTGCCCGGCACGGCGGGCACGGTCCCGGTGACGTCCGCCGCCGGGAGCATGGTGTTCACCAGGGCGTAGCCGATGAGCTCCTCGCGGGCCTCGCTGACGGAGGCCTTGCCCTCCCGGGTCTTGTCGGTCTTGATGTCCGAGAGCAGCCGGGGCAGGACAGTGGCCAGCAGAACGCCGAAAAGCAGCAGGATCAGGGCCATCTCGACGAGGGTGAAGGCCTTGGGCGGACGTTTCATGGGGCACTCCTTGCCCCGGGGGCGGGGCTGTCGTTGTCCGTGCGCATCCGCGCGGCGTGCCGTCTGCCTGCGGCCGCCGCGAAGGATGGGCCCAATGTACACCATTTCATCGCCGAATGCGAGACGTGGCGCGAGGAGGCTCGCGCGGGTGGGGAAAGTGCGGCGGCCTTGGAAAAAGCAAGGCGCCGCAGGCTTATTGAAGCCTGCGGCGCCCGGGGCTGGTTCGCAATCCGCTCAGTAGTAGCCGCGCGTGGCGTTGTACCACGAGCCGATCTCGTCGTCGGTGAGCGCGTAATTGTAGATGACGATCTCGTCGATGTAGCCGTCGAAGTAGCGCGAGGTGCGGTCTTCCTTGCCGATGTACATGGTATAGACGCCAGCCCCGGTGGCCGGGCCCAGGGCCGGGCCCCGGTTGAGCAGGCGGTTGGTGGTCACCGCGTTGGCGGTCTTGTGCAGGTCCTGGGCGATGTTCTCGCTGACGAACACCGTGGCCCGGTGGGGGTTGTTCACGTCCTTGGGGCTGACGGTGTCCTGCATGGTCACGGCGAAGAAGTGCCAGTTGGCGTCGTGGTGGCGGGGGGCGGCCACGCGGGTCTGGGCATCGGTGTCCACGTTGAAGTGCGGCTCCGCCGTGCCGATGTTGCGGCTGGCCTTGAAGACGGCTTCACCGGGGAAGTGGCTCTGGTCGGTGTTGTTGGCCCAGGTGACGACCCAGAAGTTGCGATGGTTGTGCGGGTTGGCGTTGGCGTCCCACTGGCGGCTGA encodes:
- a CDS encoding ArsR/SmtB family transcription factor, with translation MSDDTRRQGSPETEPGRERECADAGELALLCKALAHPARVRIVDHLARAGRCICGEIVEIMPLAQSTVSQHLKILKECGLVQGEIEGPRTCYCLDAGRLARFVQLATALERGAKAKDEP
- the hgcA gene encoding mercury methylation corrinoid protein HgcA — protein: MDGRAAARPLPGAPASPARDDAPCUGPKTESGFGLEDRPGFRREPFVLGFLPTAAGAVPRVDTRLGARDGLGTALARLGAVRDDYKVVPGLYAVGHAGPGSPVVVTANYKLSFDAVRAALEGADAWLLVLDTHGINVWCAAGKGTFGTEELVRRIGAAGLDTVVTHRVVIVPQLGAPGVCAREVRRRSGFAVRFGPVRAEDLRPWLERGGEVSEAERTVTFTLAERAVLVPVEFWLLGRMAPWVLLAAALLSGLGPGWFSFDAAWRRGVLAAAACAAGVLAGAGLTPLALPWLPGRALAFKGAVAGAACGLALALWAGAGALGGAGLALWATALGSYTGMNFTGSTPYTSPSGVEREMRVALPLQAGAVLLGAAAWIAAAFAGPGGGQ
- the hgcB gene encoding mercury methylation ferredoxin HgcB; translated protein: MKEFRYLPGVVSLELDAAACVGCGMCVTVCPHRVFALEGGRAVLRDRDACIECGACARNCAPGAVRVSPGTGCATLIIQSWLRGLGLAGRSAGGCCGG